CCAAGCCCTAAGTTGTTCCAGAGATGAAGAGGAACTTTGTAAATCAACATCCACACCGGAATGGACTTCATCTCTGCAATTGAGCTCTCAATCAAGGGACTCCAGGGCCTAACCACAAATAAACTATTAATATGATCAGTGAGTCGATTACGATACAATTCTTCCAACTCCCTGAGTAAAAACCGACTCTCCCAAATATTTTTTCTATCTTAGCTGGGAATTTTTCTCAATCCAGATGGAACAAATCGAAATGAGAACATCAAAATGCCGGAATCAACAGTTCTCAAGAATCATGAAATGCTAAAATATAGGACACTAAAATATGCACAAAGTGGAATATATCTAAACCTAAAATGGTAAAAGATTCATGCTACTAATTGTCTTTTGAAGACGAGATAATCTTAAATCAGAACTTTCTATCACTCAACGAAGACAAGAAAATGAGGAACAAATGTCACAGGCAACCACTTACAGCCAAAAACTTGTATTCATGTGTTCCTGGAAAAGTTGGGTCCAACTCCTGCAGAAGCAAATACAATATCTGCTTAGATCGAGATATTTGGAAAGGTGAAATTGCAGATGCAGAAACAGAAATATATTAGATTTAGACCTCATAGTGCTCTAGTGCATTGGATACAGCAGCAGCATCGGCTTTAAAGAGTTGGCAAAGACCAGCATTGAGAAGATAACCTTTCACACTAGACTTCGAGAGGTTTTTGTTGAGGGACTGTTTTGCTAAATCTTCATTCATCGCAATTTCCCTAGAATACCTGTAAACACAACATATATGTTTTTCTTGTTCAAGGTTTACTAGAATTACCCATAATTATAGCACTCAGGGGGTTCATGCAATGACACCATGTTGAGACAATTGTTGCTTGGTGACTCAAAACCATTAAAAGAGGAAAGGATGCATCAACATTGCACATTGacaaatgaaatgtgacataCGAAAAGATAAATCCATGACATGGAGCGACTTACTGCTCCAGTTGAGCAGAAAAGTGTGCAACCTTCTGCTTGCAATCGTTTGCAATAAATGTGGAGAGTTTCTCGTTTTGAAACAGATCAGCAGCCCGCTCAAAATTAATAAGAGCTTTCTCAATATTTTGCTCAACCTCATATAACTTGCCAATTACCTGCAAACACAAACATCCATGTCATAAACTGTCGCGAAGTTTCCAAAGGTGTGTATTGTACCCTGATTCAGTTAACCACTATCCCAGAGAAAAATGGCATATTAATGGCAATATTAACACCATGCGAACATACTCTTAGTGTACATtatataacatatcaaaataattcACCTGGCAATATTTAGCAGTCGATGGAAAGCTGCCAGTTTCCATATACAGATTTACTGCCCCAAAAAAATATTCAGAAATCCATAGAATAGATGAAAATATGAATTATAAATCATAATACTCAGATATCACACACACAAAAGAAAATCCCACCTCAGGAAATGGGAACCATTAAACTCAACTATTCAGTGAACATCTATCTATACCTTAAATTTCAGCAATCGAATTTGGGGAAAATGTAAACCCTAAGGAATGAAATGAGATGAGAAATTCTTACATGATTTTGACATTTTGTAACACTCAGCAGCTTCAGCATATAATCTAGCAGCAGCTTCGTAATTAAAACCAAATATAAACCATCCATTGATCTTTTTCTGAGCATTTTTCTCGAGTTTTCACCTTTTGCTATCTGATCCTCCTTGTACTTAAGGGCACTTCTCTGAAAGCCGTCTGGAGAAGGAGGAGGAAGCGGGGAAGTAGTAGGTGCTGAGGGAGAAAGTGGGTGACAATCGTGATCCATCTATCTGTACGGTGAATTCGCAAGGAAGTGAGTGGATGCCAGAGGATCTTCGGATTTGTCCCCAAAtagacgacctagagtgtttttgCTGACTGCACGTCTGAGTTTGACTCGGCCCCAAACTCGATTCTTGTTTTTTCGAATCGGGGTTGACTTGTTGTTGACTCAGACCTAACCCCTCCAACCTATTTGAGTCAGGTAATAAAATGTCCTTAATTCATCTGACCAAGTcactgactcacatatttttTAAATCAAATAAATCAGATCTGACtaagaaaacaaacatattgagtcaggcGATATCAGTCAGACCCAGACGAGTCagattcaaatgactcatatgaatcGGGATAAAACAAACAAGGTGTTAGTTTAAGTTTGCACAGTTCTTGTGGCAGGATGGATAGGGGAATTTTTTTTCCGATTCTACCCTTGTGATTAATAATTATTGAAATTTAAAACGATATATCCCTCAAACTAGACAACGGATATTCATAAACTTTATcactaaaaaaatattttaaaacaactacataacaaatataaacatAATTATCAAATTATACTAACAATCAAATTATACTAACATTTTAAAACAACTACATAACAAACATAAACATAATCATCAAATCATACTAACAATTAATtgagtagttttagaaatatataCCCTTATATAATAATACATGTCGATTTTTAgaaagataaaattttaaaataagAAGATCGTCTTTTTAGGGAAGAAGGgagtttttttgtgtttttcttttatgattatagTAACTAGCCTTTCACTATTTTACCGTACCTTACGAGCCAGGTTATATATACATAATCGACATTAAAATGTCCCGCTAAAGAAAACCTGACTTTTGGTCCGAAGAAAAATTATTTGCTATCTAATTATTGGTTAAGTTAATCATGATTAGTTGGTGTTGATTCGGGTGGTTAATATATGTTTTGTCTTGttaacttcaaattcattactaaaacatgaaaaaaatcaGTCAAAAATCGGTGGATGTTCATGCACTCGTAGACCAATTCCGAATTGATGTTTCTCATTCACGAAGAACATCAAAAATCGGTTGATATTACTTACTACATACACAGATTGTAGGAAAAGAAGAAAGATTGAAAATGAACATAGAACGACTATATCATACTTAAAATCATTAATGGTTTTAGGAACCATGCCATCCCATCGGTTAGGTTACGGGATTAACGGATTACTTAGGACAATTTACGTATTCTCGAATCAGGCACATCATCAATGAACTTGAGAGTATGATGGTACAACACTACATATTACTTGTGGCAAGTGAATTATCTTTCCCCATGTCTTATTCGTGGCGGGCATAAAATTGCTTCAACTGAAATACATGTTAGGAAGCACGATGAGATAAATATATATAAGATGTTGGATTTTCACTTTTTCAGGAAAAGGAACTTGGGGATGATTATTAGATACCATTTTTCTTACTCGCATTACACATTTAATATATTTGAATCGAAATACTAAATCTCCCCATTTACGGTTTTAGAGATTCGCGGTGCACTCTTTCACTCTCGTCCCACATATTGAACATATTTCATCCGGATGTTCATGGAACACCTTAAGGAATGATCTATCGAGATCCATATCCTCCATCTGGTTTGCATGCTTCCATTGTCATTGATGTCTGATTTTGAAATGAAAAGAGAAACAAATTAAGTTATGGAAGACGCAGAAACAGGAAAATTCAGCGCTAATATTTTTTTGAAGTCAGTTCCAACAATTGGCCAATAAGTATGTCCACATAGGCCGTTTTCCGTCTTGCAAAACGATTTTGGAGTGGCTTTGGCGTACTTCTTTTTTGGCATTACATTTTCATCTGGAGGATTTTGCTAAATACTCGGCAACCTATATTTGCTTTGGTAGTTAAGAATGGAAAATGATGATCCGGGTGGTGATGTGAATGATTTTATTTTAGGAGCTATGCAACAAGCTGATAAAAAGATTTTGTATGATGTCAGTGATATGGAGCTCTCATTAGTCGATGAGAATTGCCGTTTAGGTTCATGAAGACCAGGAAGTGTATTTATTtattccctccgtttctaaaaataggtttgtttggttttcaaagaaattaagaaaactaattatTGGAGccactttttcatgttttttcctaatCTATCCTTTGGTCCCCACTCATTTGTTATTAAAGAAAGATGAGAAAGAAGTGGTACCCTTTTTGTATTAGGAGAGAAAATGGAGAGAGAAAAAAGTTCATCAATGGgtatagtagtaaaatcataacatttgactttccacatatggaaacaagcgtatttttttgacatacccaaaaaaggaaacctgcCTATTTtatagaaacggagggagtattttatttttcaaagaaaaggttacaattttttggaaaagaaaagttttttttttttcacgctTGATTTGCCGTCTGCTTGATAAGAATGAACAAAAATGTTTTATTTTAATAAGCTCTTTATATATGATTTTCTGGCTGGAcaaatgtagttaatatcggatatcggtttatcTCGGCCAGGATCGATACACTGATAcgactttatatcggggatattatcgttcaaatatcggtataatatcggttctaaatttagagactataattttatagctaccattaattttatcaaaaaaacaagagtaacttcaataactttaaagtttactacctaaaatgataaataaacaagATCAAACTAGAAAtaggagagtaacttcaacaactttaaagtttactgcctaaaatggtaattaaacaagtaCAAAGTTCAAACtagaaacaaaagagtaacttcaacaactttaaagtttactacccaaaatggtaattaaacaaggatattacaatcttattcaaaatcatacgagccactatagatatcatcatcttcagtaaCTCCATTAGCTCCATCAAGTAGTCTATAATCAGTTTCTAACATCAATTGATCGGTATCATATCCATCGTACTTAGAGTCGGTTGGGtaagtagacttgcttcgagagctacatgcacctatATTACCAACTGGTCTACTTTTTTCACCAAGaatatcttgcaaatcatccaaagttcCATCAAGAATATCTTGAAATATCctcgatatatcggccgatacggccgatattgactacattggacgATATTATTGTCAAGATATCGTATCGCCGATACAATGTTTATCCTACCGCTCCAAGgtcgatatccgaaatatccccgatatatcggccgatacggccgatattgactacattgggctGGACTTGTTTTGTTGTGCAATGCTATGTTACTGGTGGGCTTGAGTTATCTAACCGGCTGACCGGACCCAATTTGTCCATGATTCGGCGGATGGACACCCAACTTGGTTTATGGACGGATTGGACATGAACGCTTTCATGAAAATCATTAAATATTGGATCAAATTAGTGCAAGTGTATGTCTAAAATCCATGGGATAACCATACCTGCTGAGTTAAGCCGAAAATTTTAATTATGTAAGGTATGAAGGTAAAATTTTTGATAATTTATAGTTATTTCATATTATTTATTTATGGAAGTTTCAATTTTACACATTGCTAATAAAGAGGCGGAGAGGGAATAATTAAACATGTAAGGATATTCATATCTAAAGATATGATTTAGGATGTTATAAGAGCATCTTTCTCCGAGGGTGAAGTCATTTTTTTCGAATGATACGTAAGATTTTAGACCCCCATTTAGTCTTAAGAGACTATGGAAGAGAAGGCGGAAGTCTTATTTTTTAATAACACTTAAGATGTTATTCCTTCATTTATAAtaaattcatcttcaacaatagGTTTTATATAATACATGAGGAATGGGAAAATAAATACGAAGGTGTTAAATAACCTGGATAA
This DNA window, taken from Papaver somniferum cultivar HN1 chromosome 3, ASM357369v1, whole genome shotgun sequence, encodes the following:
- the LOC113361743 gene encoding alpha-soluble NSF attachment protein-like isoform X2 encodes the protein MDHDCHPLSPSAPTTSPLPPPSPDGFQRSALKYKEDQIAKGENSRKMLRKRSMDGLYLVLITKLLLDYMLKLLSVTKCQNHVIGKLYEVEQNIEKALINFERAADLFQNEKLSTFIANDCKQKVAHFSAQLEQYSREIAMNEDLAKQSLNKNLSKSSVKGYLLNAGLCQLFKADAAAVSNALEHYEELDPTFPGTHEYKFLAALESLD
- the LOC113361743 gene encoding alpha-soluble NSF attachment protein-like isoform X3, with translation MDHDCHPLSPSAPTTSPLPPPSPDGFQRSALKYKEDQIAKGENSRKMLRKRSMDGLYLVLITKLLLDYMLKLLSVTKCQNHVIGKLYEVEQNIEKALINFERAADLFQNEKLSTFIANDCKQKVAHFSAQLEQYSREIAMNEDLAKQSLNKNLSKSSVKGYLLNAGLCQLFKADAAAVSNALEHYEELDPTFPGTHEYKFLAFICG
- the LOC113361743 gene encoding alpha-soluble NSF attachment protein-like isoform X1 codes for the protein MDHDCHPLSPSAPTTSPLPPPSPDGFQRSALKYKEDQIAKGENSRKMLRKRSMDGLYLVLITKLLLDYMLKLLSVTKCQNHVIGKLYEVEQNIEKALINFERAADLFQNEKLSTFIANDCKQKVAHFSAQLEQYSREIAMNEDLAKQSLNKNLSKSSVKGYLLNAGLCQLFKADAAAVSNALEHYEELDPTFPGTHEYKFLATAFREMPLSSRRIR
- the LOC113361743 gene encoding alpha-soluble NSF attachment protein-like isoform X4 gives rise to the protein MSKSLNLYMETGSFPSTAKYCQVIGKLYEVEQNIEKALINFERAADLFQNEKLSTFIANDCKQKVAHFSAQLEQYSREIAMNEDLAKQSLNKNLSKSSVKGYLLNAGLCQLFKADAAAVSNALEHYEELDPTFPGTHEYKFLATAFREMPLSSRRIR